In Pseudomonadota bacterium, the DNA window ACCGCGTCTTTGCCGCAACACATCGCGACCTGCCCGAACCGCGCCTGCGCTTCGCCAATGCCGTCGCGCCAAAGCCGGAAGAGGCGGCGTAGGGGTTGCGGTTTATTCTGATCTCATTGCGGTCTTAAACGGCTATTTATTACGCTATGTCCTGCAAAAGAGCTTTGCTAATATATGGATATGAATCTACATTTAATGGAATTCCAACGAGCTTGACGTTATTCTCACAATCATTGATGGGGTTTCTGTATTTGAGTTGCTTAATACTTACTTCATTTGCGGGGTAGCACAAAATCCCCTGTTTTTCATGCCCATTGCTGAAAGACATGTAGGCCATAATTTGATGAAGGTCATGCCGGTGTTCCTCCTTTAATGCATCACTTATTGAATATCGATTATAAAGATGCGCCTTATATTTCGCGTCGATGAATACAGAAGTGTCTTCCTTTTGGAGGATGGCGTCTGGTTCTAAATGTTTCAACTCCCAAGAGTTTGGATATGATGAGTGCCCCTTCATTTTAGTGTTCTTGAAGAGTCGCGCTCCTTGTTCTTTCGCAATTCTTTTAAAGATATACTGTACATAGCGTTCAAACACTTCGGAAAAATCAACACGCCAAGCTACACTGTCTACTAAATTATGTCGCAATACATTATTAGCTTGAGTTTTAAGTTGCTTGATGAGGGGAGGGTCGACGAATCTTTCGCTCAATGTATCGACTTCTAGAGGGCTGAATTGAGCCATCTTATCATCTAAAAATTGAATAGTTTGTCGAAGCTGAGCTTTGAGTTTTGGTGGTGTGCGTGATGAGAGCAGTTCTAAGCGGCAAATATCAAATACATACCTCATTTGTCGATATTCGGTATGATTTTCACTAAGAGTATTCTTGGAGACCGGAAAAATCTGTCTCATTTCAACTTTATATTCGTGAGTTATATATTTATTCCAATTTATCCGTCCATTCGGTTCGTGCAAGTTTTTCTCAATATGATCAAATTTGTGCCACCTGCTACGGCCAACTTTCTCAAGGAGTTTAATAAATTTCACGGCCTCTAGGTAAAGAGGTGGTCTAAAGTGCCGTCCAGAGACAAGCGGAAGGCTATCTAATTTTTGTTCGCATGCAATTTCCTCGTCAAGTAGATCCAGGATGCGAATATAGTCTTCGTAACGGTATTTTGTCGCATACCTTGGGACGACAATAAAGTCACCAATTTGTTTGCCAGTATCAGCTGCACGTAGTGGGATTGTTCCAACAAAGTTAGAGGTTCGAAAACCGATCGACGTATTTTGATCGGCGCCAACAATAAAAGGGGTCACGCCTAAAAAAGTAAAAAGCTCAGAATTATAGCTAATAAACTTTTGTAAATATTGAGCAATGATTCTTTTATCTGCGCTATTAAACCATTTCTTTTGAATAGAAAGTCCACTTATGAGAGTGGACCTCTCTGTTAAGCAGGGTACTTCAAAAAATATGTTTTGGATGCTACTCATTCGCTCAAAGACAGCCCAATTCTTTTAGTAAAGTAATCATTAAACTCTTCTGTTGCGCATCTGAGTAATCCCTCTTGCAGATATTCCCGAATAAGAGGGAATATTTCGTAACGGATACGATTTGTCATTTCTTCTTGTGACGTGGCGATAAAGTAGCCTTGGCCTGGCTGTAAAGAGAGCTCAGCAGAGCTTGCGTGCCAGTCAAATATTTCTTGTATTTTGTTAAAATCATCCAGGAAGAAATTCGGACCCTGAATAATTTGTGGTTTTAAGGAATACCAAGAAAAACGACGGCGCAGAGCAAAATCAACAACCGCAAGGCTTCTATCTGCTGTGTTCATTGTGGCAATAACATGAAGGTTCTTAGGAAGTTCTGATATTTTTAAGCTCGGGGCAATTTCTATCTCGACGTTCGCCATGTCTTGTTTGTGCTCAAAAAGATAGAAACAGGGGCCCAGCACATTGGCAAGGTTGGCGCGATTGATTTCATCGATTATCAGTATTACCTTCTCATCGTCATGAATTTTTGCATATTTGATGGCCTCGACAAGGGGCCCTTCTTGTCCTGAATAAATGAGACTGTCTTTTTGGGTGTCGGGACGGATGCCAAAAATAAAATCCGAATAAGTTGTCTCTGCATGAAATTGGGTAAAGAAAGATTTGGCTTGCAGGTTTTCGGTGATAACCTTTGCAAGGCGTGTTTTTCCAGTCCCCGGAGGTCCTTGTAAAACAAGATATTTTCTTTCAAGGAGCAAGCTTTGCACTTGCGCCTGATCGTCTGTATCTGCTTCTTGCATGAAAGGTAGCAGGGCTTCTGATATAGCTTTTCGCTGGGCGTTGTTTGAAGGCCAGCTTCTGAGTTTTGCGTACGCGGCCACAAAAGCGGAAATAGTTTTTTTATCTTCTGTGGATGTGGGGTTGGTTAGGATTTGGCAGACTAGTTTGAGTTTCGTATATTTTTTAATCGTATTTGTTATGTGCTGAAGCTTTTCATGGTTGGTAATATCTTTAGGAAGGCTTGTCTCTATATCTGTGAAGTCGCTCTTGCAGAAACCATCTTTGTTGACAAGTTTAGAAAATAGTCTTCGGACACCCGGATAGGCTGCTAACTCATAGTCGTTC includes these proteins:
- a CDS encoding AAA domain-containing protein; translated protein: MTAAINEIREFIKSEAERFGAKGNTIHNKPFIERNNTSLDALQDNGAFFGLISPDEEVSGPYHDLSLVVFPAKDQKAWSIALGVGSQGFKNDYELAAYPGVRRLFSKLVNKDGFCKSDFTDIETSLPKDITNHEKLQHITNTIKKYTKLKLVCQILTNPTSTEDKKTISAFVAAYAKLRSWPSNNAQRKAISEALLPFMQEADTDDQAQVQSLLLERKYLVLQGPPGTGKTRLAKVITENLQAKSFFTQFHAETTYSDFIFGIRPDTQKDSLIYSGQEGPLVEAIKYAKIHDDEKVILIIDEINRANLANVLGPCFYLFEHKQDMANVEIEIAPSLKISELPKNLHVIATMNTADRSLAVVDFALRRRFSWYSLKPQIIQGPNFFLDDFNKIQEIFDWHASSAELSLQPGQGYFIATSQEEMTNRIRYEIFPLIREYLQEGLLRCATEEFNDYFTKRIGLSLSE